One stretch of Lentisphaerota bacterium DNA includes these proteins:
- a CDS encoding citrate synthase, producing MSQTARIELDGKHIDLPVVIGTEGERAVDIATLRDSSGAITLDGGYANTGSCTSRITFIDGDKGILRYRGIPIEELAKHSTFVETAYLLIYGKLPAAAELQRFSNLLTQNENLHEAMKYHFEGFPSNAHPMAILSTMINASSCFYPGLSIGHPTAPFFDLHAARLISQVRTIAAFSYRKSRGMPIIYPKPSFKYVANFLHMMFSDPYEDYFLKPEVLRALELILILHADHEQNCSTSTVRMVASSRANLLASAAAGVSALWGPLHGGANQAVIEMLEDIHASGDDGSRFIAAAKDKTSGKRLMGFGHRIYRHYDPRAALIKRACDDLLQALRITDPLLDIAQRLEASALQDPYFIERKLYPNVDFYSGIIMRAIGIPTEMFTVVFAMGRMPGWIANYKEIMDEPGTRIYRPRQIYMGPTLNPYVRLEERS from the coding sequence ATGAGCCAAACGGCGCGAATCGAACTCGACGGCAAACACATTGACCTCCCGGTCGTCATCGGAACCGAGGGGGAGCGAGCCGTCGACATTGCCACATTGCGCGACAGCTCGGGTGCGATCACGCTCGATGGCGGATACGCCAACACGGGGTCCTGCACCAGCCGAATCACATTCATCGACGGCGACAAGGGCATCTTGCGCTACCGCGGGATACCCATCGAGGAGTTGGCCAAGCATTCCACCTTTGTGGAAACGGCGTATCTGCTGATCTACGGGAAGCTGCCCGCTGCGGCGGAACTCCAGCGTTTTTCGAATCTGCTGACGCAGAACGAAAACCTGCATGAGGCCATGAAGTACCATTTCGAGGGATTCCCCTCAAACGCCCATCCCATGGCCATCTTGTCGACGATGATCAATGCGAGCAGTTGCTTCTACCCGGGCCTGTCCATCGGTCATCCGACGGCCCCTTTCTTCGACCTCCATGCCGCCCGGCTCATTTCGCAAGTGCGCACCATCGCCGCGTTCTCTTACCGCAAGTCACGCGGAATGCCGATCATTTATCCCAAGCCGTCTTTCAAGTACGTGGCCAACTTCCTGCACATGATGTTTTCAGACCCGTATGAGGACTACTTCTTAAAACCAGAGGTTCTGCGGGCGCTGGAGCTGATCCTCATTTTGCATGCCGACCATGAGCAGAACTGCTCGACCTCCACCGTGCGCATGGTGGCGTCCAGCCGGGCCAATCTGCTGGCCAGCGCGGCGGCGGGTGTGAGTGCCTTGTGGGGTCCGCTGCACGGGGGCGCCAACCAGGCAGTCATCGAGATGCTGGAGGACATCCACGCCTCCGGAGACGACGGGTCGCGTTTTATCGCCGCCGCCAAGGACAAGACAAGCGGGAAACGGCTTATGGGCTTTGGCCACCGCATCTATCGGCACTATGACCCGCGTGCCGCGCTGATCAAGAGGGCCTGCGACGACCTGCTCCAGGCGCTTCGGATCACGGACCCGCTGCTGGACATCGCCCAGCGGCTGGAGGCGAGCGCCTTGCAGGATCCGTATTTCATCGAGCGCAAGCTGTATCCGAATGTTGATTTCTACAGCGGTATTATCATGCGGGCCATCGGTATCCCGACGGAAATGTTCACGGTCGTTTTTGCCATGGGGCGCATGCCGGGGTGGATCGCCAACTACAAGGAAATCATGGACGAGCCGGGAACGCGCATCTACCGGCCCCGCCAAATCTACATGGGGCCCACGCTGAACCCCTACGTGAGATTGGAGGAACGGTCGTGA
- a CDS encoding pyridoxal phosphate-dependent aminotransferase — translation MKADGLDVVGFGAGEPDFDTPQHIKDAAVSALAAGFTKYTPASGTPELREAIANKFARGNGLTYKPNQIIVSCGGKHSCFNVIMATCQEGDEVIIPAPYWLSYPEMVKLAGARSVVLETTDRSEFKVTPDQLRAAITPRTRLFILNSPSNPTGTVYTPEEIKALGDVCVETGVLIMSDEIYEHLLYDGATHTSVASFGPAHFEHTIIVHGFAKAWSMTGWRLGFCAAPGPIAKAIDAVQSHSTSNPTSFAQKGAVAALQGPQDHLPKWLAEFDKRRRYAHQRLNAIPGITCCNAKGAFYLFPNISATGLSSTAFCARLLEQEKVAAVPGIAFGADDYVRISYATGLSTIEKGLERMDRFVRSLS, via the coding sequence ATGAAAGCCGACGGTCTGGACGTCGTCGGGTTCGGAGCCGGCGAGCCCGATTTTGATACGCCGCAGCACATCAAGGATGCCGCCGTGTCTGCGCTGGCGGCAGGGTTCACCAAGTACACGCCCGCCAGCGGCACGCCGGAGTTGCGCGAGGCCATTGCGAATAAGTTCGCGCGTGGAAACGGGCTCACCTACAAACCGAACCAGATCATCGTCTCTTGCGGAGGCAAGCACTCCTGCTTCAACGTGATCATGGCGACGTGCCAGGAGGGCGATGAGGTCATTATTCCGGCGCCCTACTGGCTCAGCTATCCCGAAATGGTCAAGCTAGCCGGTGCCCGGTCGGTCGTGCTGGAAACGACTGACCGGTCCGAGTTCAAAGTCACACCGGATCAGTTACGCGCCGCCATTACCCCGCGCACCCGCCTGTTCATTCTCAATTCCCCGAGCAATCCGACCGGGACCGTCTACACGCCCGAAGAAATCAAGGCGCTCGGCGATGTCTGCGTGGAAACGGGCGTGCTCATTATGAGCGACGAGATCTACGAACACCTGTTGTATGACGGGGCCACGCACACCAGCGTGGCCTCATTCGGTCCGGCGCATTTCGAACACACCATCATCGTCCATGGGTTTGCGAAGGCGTGGAGCATGACGGGGTGGCGCCTGGGCTTCTGCGCCGCACCGGGGCCGATCGCCAAGGCCATTGACGCCGTCCAGAGCCACAGCACGAGCAACCCGACCAGTTTCGCGCAGAAGGGCGCGGTTGCCGCGCTGCAGGGTCCGCAAGATCACCTCCCGAAATGGCTGGCGGAATTCGACAAACGCCGCCGGTATGCGCACCAGCGGCTCAACGCCATTCCGGGCATCACCTGCTGCAACGCGAAGGGCGCCTTCTACCTGTTTCCCAACATCTCGGCGACCGGGCTCAGCTCCACGGCGTTCTGCGCCCGGTTGTTGGAGCAGGAGAAAGTCGCCGCCGTGCCGGGCATCGCCTTCGGTGCCGACGACTATGTCCGCATCAGTTACGCCACGGGACTGAGCACGATTGAAAAGGGATTGGAGCGCATGGACCGGTTTGTCAGGAGCCTGTCCTAG
- a CDS encoding threonylcarbamoyl-AMP synthase — MDRQLQGNHGRAGNAHLPAPPNLHGAHAEPLREIGGTVVTAVNPPLGALPSGQPAVFLDRDGTLIEDRGYLRDPREVVFYDETVESLRRLQAHVRLFIVTNQSGVGKGLVTAAEADRVNAFVVDHLRQKGVLVTALYCCPHQREDGCDCIKPKPFFLEAAARDFGLDLRRSFVVGDHPCDIELALGVGAQGLHVLTGHGLKHRHEIPAGGITVPGIREAAEWVLACLEMWRQERRSPGLLHSAAELLRRGGIVAFPTETVYGLGAVVFDEKAVARVFEAKQRPRFDPLIVHVNSVEHVERLTERVPPEAHALIARFWPGPLTLILPKAASVPDLVTAGLPTVAVRMPRHPMALELIRQTSLPIAAPSANPFGHTSPTTADHVRGSLGGRIDLVLDGGTCSVGIESTILSFCDGPPVLLRLGGVPVEDIEALIGAVAKTPLASQKTVLSPGMLPRHYAPRTRFHVLSGPESGCAHAGERTGLLAFKNTSRAGPFAAIEYLSENGDLREAAANLFGAMRRLDEQGLDWIVAEPVPNVGLGRAINDRLCRAAGIEQA, encoded by the coding sequence GTGGATCGCCAACTACAAGGAAATCATGGACGAGCCGGGAACGCGCATCTACCGGCCCCGCCAAATCTACATGGGGCCCACGCTGAACCCCTACGTGAGATTGGAGGAACGGTCGTGACCGCTGTCAATCCGCCTCTTGGCGCGCTTCCTTCGGGACAGCCGGCGGTGTTTCTCGACCGCGACGGCACCCTGATCGAAGATCGCGGATACTTGCGCGATCCGCGCGAGGTCGTGTTTTACGACGAGACGGTGGAGTCTCTCAGACGACTTCAGGCACATGTTCGACTGTTCATTGTCACGAACCAGTCCGGGGTGGGGAAAGGCCTCGTCACGGCTGCTGAGGCGGATCGGGTCAACGCCTTCGTGGTGGACCATCTGCGCCAAAAGGGGGTGCTCGTCACGGCGCTCTACTGCTGCCCGCACCAACGCGAGGACGGGTGCGACTGCATCAAGCCCAAGCCGTTCTTTCTGGAAGCGGCTGCACGCGATTTCGGCCTTGATTTACGCCGTTCATTTGTCGTCGGCGACCACCCCTGCGACATCGAGCTGGCCCTCGGTGTCGGGGCCCAGGGTCTCCATGTTCTGACCGGTCATGGGCTGAAACACAGACATGAAATCCCAGCGGGCGGGATCACGGTGCCGGGAATTCGCGAGGCTGCCGAGTGGGTGCTGGCATGCCTTGAGATGTGGCGGCAGGAGAGGAGGAGTCCCGGACTGCTCCACAGCGCGGCCGAGCTGTTGCGCCGCGGCGGCATTGTCGCATTTCCCACCGAGACGGTGTATGGACTGGGAGCCGTGGTGTTTGATGAAAAAGCAGTCGCGCGTGTTTTTGAGGCCAAGCAACGCCCGCGTTTCGACCCGCTGATTGTCCACGTCAACAGCGTGGAGCACGTGGAACGCTTGACCGAGCGAGTCCCTCCTGAAGCGCACGCGCTGATCGCCCGATTCTGGCCCGGCCCGCTGACCTTGATTTTGCCCAAGGCGGCAAGCGTGCCCGATCTGGTCACTGCGGGGCTGCCGACGGTCGCCGTGCGCATGCCCCGGCATCCGATGGCGCTGGAACTGATTCGGCAAACCAGTCTGCCGATTGCCGCACCCAGCGCCAATCCGTTTGGGCACACCAGCCCCACGACCGCAGACCATGTGCGGGGATCTTTGGGCGGGCGCATCGACCTTGTGCTGGATGGCGGGACCTGCTCGGTCGGGATTGAATCCACCATCCTCTCTTTTTGTGACGGGCCTCCGGTCCTGTTGCGTCTCGGCGGTGTGCCGGTTGAGGACATCGAAGCGCTCATCGGGGCGGTGGCCAAGACGCCTTTGGCGAGCCAGAAGACGGTGCTTTCGCCCGGCATGCTGCCCCGGCACTACGCGCCTCGTACGCGGTTTCACGTCCTGAGTGGGCCGGAATCCGGGTGCGCGCATGCCGGGGAGAGGACGGGGCTTCTGGCATTCAAGAACACGTCTCGCGCCGGCCCGTTTGCCGCCATAGAATACCTTTCGGAAAACGGAGACCTGCGCGAGGCCGCCGCGAACCTCTTTGGCGCCATGCGCCGGCTGGATGAGCAGGGATTGGATTGGATTGTCGCTGAACCTGTGCCCAACGTGGGGCTGGGTCGCGCGATCAATGATCGGCTCTGTCGCGCGGCGGGAATCGAACAGGCATAA
- the purE gene encoding 5-(carboxyamino)imidazole ribonucleotide mutase, which produces MQTETAPLVSIVMGSKSDLETLKEASDILSGFGLSHEMRVISAHRTPEIARTYALSAETRGVRIIIAGAGKAAHLAGVLASMTPLPVIGVPMTTSDLGGLDSLLSMVQMPVGIPVATVTIGKTGAKNAALLAVAILALTDTALRARLIEYRKNMSDEVEQADQALVAAKRPQGVA; this is translated from the coding sequence ATGCAGACTGAGACAGCACCGTTGGTATCGATCGTCATGGGAAGCAAGTCCGATTTGGAGACACTGAAAGAGGCTTCGGACATTCTCTCTGGGTTTGGTCTCTCGCACGAAATGCGGGTGATTTCAGCCCACCGGACGCCGGAAATAGCACGGACGTACGCGCTTTCCGCCGAAACGCGCGGCGTGCGAATCATCATCGCGGGCGCGGGAAAGGCAGCCCACTTGGCCGGTGTGCTCGCCTCCATGACCCCGTTACCGGTCATTGGAGTGCCGATGACAACCAGCGACCTCGGCGGTCTGGATTCACTGCTGTCCATGGTCCAGATGCCCGTCGGCATTCCGGTCGCGACAGTGACCATCGGCAAGACGGGGGCGAAGAACGCGGCGTTGCTGGCTGTCGCGATCCTCGCGCTGACAGACACCGCGTTGCGTGCCCGCCTGATCGAGTACCGCAAAAACATGTCGGACGAAGTTGAGCAAGCCGACCAGGCGCTCGTAGCGGCAAAACGCCCCCAAGGCGTCGCATGA